A genomic window from Arthrobacter globiformis includes:
- a CDS encoding glycosyltransferase family 2 protein: MPVPLASISVVIPTLNEAMNLPWVLRRMPSYVDEVVIVDGRSLDSTVDVARALRLDVVVVSEPQAGKGFAVRAGLAAASGDIIVMLDADGSMDPQEIGWFISPLQHEFDFVKGSRYVTGGGSEDITLLRSAGNRTLTRLANLVLHSNYSDLCYGYIAMRRECLQILELESEGFEIETELIVRASRAGLRIAEVPSNELTRISGNSNLHTFRDGWRVLRTLARECVGWEAPTAGARPESLRRVKYRYPSMTLPHIPTDPATVLGLIAGE; the protein is encoded by the coding sequence GTGCCGGTACCCCTGGCCTCCATCAGCGTGGTGATTCCCACCCTGAATGAAGCCATGAACCTCCCGTGGGTCCTTCGCCGCATGCCCTCGTATGTGGACGAGGTGGTGATCGTCGACGGCCGTTCCCTGGACAGCACTGTCGACGTGGCCCGCGCCCTGCGCCTGGACGTCGTGGTGGTCTCGGAACCCCAGGCGGGCAAGGGATTCGCCGTCCGGGCCGGGCTGGCCGCGGCATCCGGGGACATCATCGTCATGCTTGATGCCGACGGGAGCATGGATCCGCAGGAAATCGGCTGGTTCATCTCGCCGCTCCAGCATGAATTCGACTTCGTCAAGGGCTCCCGGTACGTCACGGGCGGGGGCTCCGAGGACATCACCCTGCTCCGCAGCGCCGGTAACCGCACCCTGACCCGCCTGGCCAACCTTGTCCTGCACAGCAACTATTCGGATCTTTGCTACGGCTACATCGCCATGCGGCGGGAGTGCCTCCAGATCCTCGAGCTGGAGTCTGAAGGGTTCGAGATTGAAACCGAGCTGATCGTCCGTGCCTCCAGGGCGGGCCTGCGGATCGCCGAGGTGCCCAGCAACGAACTGACCCGGATCTCCGGCAACTCCAACCTTCATACCTTCCGCGACGGGTGGCGGGTACTGCGGACCCTGGCCCGTGAATGCGTGGGCTGGGAAGCACCCACGGCCGGCGCCCGGCCAGAGTCGCTTAGGCGCGTGAAATACAGGTACCCCAGCATGACCCTCCCCCACATTCCGACGGATCCGGCCACCGTCCTTGGCCTGATAGCGGGTGAATAA
- a CDS encoding glycosyltransferase — MNHTEGLPTASVVICSYTEDRWDRLMAAVESVRAQTVRPQQTIVVVDYNVDLYKRLIFTVDDVVLLENTGPKGLSGARNTGAAAATAGVVAFLDDDAVAAPDWLERLTALYDDPDVLAVGGRVVPEWETSRPAYFGEELDWIIGCTHRGMPKVAAEVRNVIGANMSFRSQVLQVVGGFNTSLGRQNSLPLGCEETEICIRAAIGSPGGRVVYEPAALVNHFVPAERGTLSYMLRRAWSEGISKALVSKIVGHKRALGPERRYVRSVLPRAVAAGIAGRIRGTDPAGLRRAMATVAVLAVTTCGYIRGRRLPLDPADAGLAPHEPHASWREVK; from the coding sequence GTGAACCACACTGAAGGGCTCCCTACTGCTTCGGTGGTGATCTGCTCCTACACGGAAGACCGGTGGGACAGGCTGATGGCCGCCGTCGAATCCGTCCGCGCCCAAACCGTGCGGCCGCAGCAGACGATCGTGGTGGTCGACTACAACGTGGATCTCTACAAAAGGCTCATCTTTACGGTGGACGATGTCGTGCTCCTGGAGAACACCGGTCCCAAAGGCCTCTCGGGAGCCCGGAACACGGGGGCCGCGGCGGCGACTGCCGGCGTCGTTGCCTTCCTCGATGACGACGCAGTGGCGGCCCCGGACTGGCTGGAGCGGCTGACGGCCCTCTACGACGACCCCGACGTACTGGCCGTGGGCGGACGCGTCGTGCCGGAATGGGAAACAAGCCGGCCAGCCTATTTCGGCGAGGAGCTCGACTGGATCATCGGCTGCACGCACCGCGGCATGCCCAAGGTGGCGGCCGAGGTGCGCAACGTCATCGGCGCCAACATGTCCTTCCGCTCCCAGGTCCTCCAGGTGGTGGGAGGTTTCAACACTTCCCTAGGCCGCCAGAACTCGCTGCCACTGGGCTGCGAGGAGACGGAAATCTGCATCAGGGCGGCCATCGGTTCGCCCGGTGGCCGGGTGGTGTACGAACCGGCGGCACTGGTGAACCATTTCGTTCCCGCCGAGCGGGGCACGCTGAGCTACATGCTGCGGCGCGCCTGGTCTGAGGGGATATCCAAAGCCCTGGTCAGCAAGATCGTCGGCCACAAGCGCGCCCTGGGGCCCGAGCGCCGGTACGTCCGCAGCGTGCTGCCGCGCGCCGTGGCGGCGGGGATAGCGGGCAGGATCCGGGGAACGGACCCTGCCGGCCTGCGACGCGCAATGGCCACGGTCGCCGTGCTTGCCGTAACTACCTGCGGGTACATCCGGGGACGCCGCCTCCCCCTTGATCCGGCGGACGCGGGTCTCGCGCCGCACGAGCCACACGCCAGCTGGAGGGAAGTCAAATGA